In Vigna angularis cultivar LongXiaoDou No.4 chromosome 8, ASM1680809v1, whole genome shotgun sequence, one DNA window encodes the following:
- the LOC108344462 gene encoding SWI/SNF complex component SNF12 homolog, whose protein sequence is MSVNNNNPSKGIGASSSSFGNAGIPSNSIPANHGFSQSQGQGQIPVGFQGQFPLSQAHAIVQAQSKAQAQAQAHAQAAAAAHAQIQAHLQAQGLTLNQNQGGGLGSLGLSSAISTPGSGKRIPLKPPIRPVGFSPPNSFSPLRPMELTPASRRKKQKLPEKQLQDKVAAILPESALYTQLLEFESRVDASLARKKADIQEALKNPPCIQKTLRIYVFNTFANQIRTIPKKPSAEPPTWTLKIVGRILEDGVDPDQPGVVQKSTPLYPKFSAFFKRVTISLDQRLYPDNHIIMWENARSPAPHEGFEVKRKGDKEFTVNIRLEMHYVPEKFKLSPALTEVLGIEVDTRPRIVAAIWHYVKARKLQNPNDPSFFHCDQPLQKVFGEEKMKFTMVSQKISSHLFPPQPILLEHKIKLSGNSPVGTACYDVMVDVPFPIQRELSALLANVEKNKEIETCDEAICGIIRKIHEHRRRRSFFLGFSQSPVEFINALIESQSRDLKLVSGEPSRNAEKERRSDFFNQPWVEDAVIRYLNRKPAVGSDAPGST, encoded by the exons ATGTCTGTGAACAATAATAACCCTTCTAAGGGCATTGGGGCATCTTCGTCATCCTTTGGCAATGCTGGAATACCCTCCAATTCTATACCTGCAAACCATGGTTTTTCACAGTCCCAAGGACAAGGCCAGATTCCCGTTGGTTTTCAAGGGCAGTTTCCACTTTCCCAGGCTCATGCTATTGTCCAAGCTCAGTCCAAGGCCCAGGCCCAGGCTCAGGCCCATGCCCAAGCAGCAGCTGCAGCCCATGCTCAAATCCAGGCTCATTTGCAAGCACAGGGGTTGACTCTTAATCAGAACCAAGGTGGTGGTTTGGGGAGTTTGGGGCTGTCGTCGGCTATTTCCACACCGGGAAGTGGGAAACGGATCCCTCTAAAACCCCCAATTCGGCCAGTGGGATTTTCCCCTCCTAACAGCTTCTCCCCTTTGAGACCGATGGAGCTCACACCTGCTTCGCGGAGGAAGAAGCAGAAGCTTCCCGAGAAACAGCTGCAAGATAAAGTGGCAGCTATACTACCTGAGTCTGCACTGTACACACAGCTTCTAGAGTTTGAGTCTCGTGTTGATGCGTCACTTGCTAGAAAGAAGGCTGACATCCAGGAAGCGCTCAAAAACCCACCCTGTATTCAGAAAACTCTTCGCATCTATGTATTTAACACTTTTGCTAATCAAATTCGCACAATTCCAAAGAAGCCGAGTGCAGAGCCTCCAACCTGGACGCTGAAGATAGTTGGAAGGATATTGGAAGATGGTGTAGACCCTGATCAGCCAGGAGTGGTTCAGAAGTCCACTCCTCTGTATCCGAAGTTTTCAGCTTTCTTCAAAAGAGTAACCATTTCTTTAGATCAGAGACTATATCCAGATAATCACATTATTATGTGGGAGAATGCTCGATCACCTGCTCCACATGAAGGTTTTGAAGTAAAGAGGAAAGGGGATAAAGAGTTTACCGTGAATATACGTCTGGAAATGCATTATGTGCCTGAGAAGTTTAAGCTTTCACCAGCTTTGACAGAGGTTCTTGGTATTGAGGTTGATACCCGCCCAAGGATTGTTGCTGCGATCTGGCACTATGTAAAGGCCAGGAAGTTGCAAAACCCTAATGACCCTTCTTTCTTTCACTGTGATCAGCCTCTTCAGAAAGtatttggagaagaaaagatgaagtttACAATGGTTTCGCAGAAAATATCTTCACATTTATTCCCTCCACAGCCTATACTTTTGGAACACAAGATCAAGCTATCGGGAAACAGTCCAGTTGGGACTGCTTGTTATGATGTGATGGTTGATGTTCCTTTCCCAATTCAGAGGGAGTTGTCTGCTTTATTGGCTAATGTGGAAAAGAACAAAGAGATTGAGACATGTGATGAAGCAATATGTGGAATCATTAGAAAAATTCATGAGCACAGAAGGAGACGGTCATTCTTTCTTGGTTTCAGTCAATCGCCAGTAGAATTTATTAATGCATTGATTGAATCGCAAAGCAGGGATCTGAAACTTGTTTCCGGAGAACCAAGTCGCAATGCAGAGAAAGAGCGTCGATCAGATTTCTTCAACCAACCATG GGTTGAAGATGCTGTTATTCGATATCTGAATCGCAAACCAGCTGTGGGAAGTGATGCTCCAGGAAGCACATGA